The sequence ATTACAATACCGACGCATGCGCActagaaattgattttaaaaaagACCGGAATTCATTTCTGATTTCTATTTTGATAtaagaaatatgtttatatgTCAAAGAATAACAAGTTATTCGTGAATGTCacgaagaaaaaataatatcccCTGTTTATCACATTTAGTTTCAATCAAATATTCGTTTGCACTcatatagaaaatatgaaagCTATAActtatatatacagggtgagtcactTAACGTTGCCAcctaaaatatctttgttgtttttaaagATACGTCAAATCTCTTAAGGACAAAGTTGAATGGTTTAGTGGGACTCGCATGACACGAAAAAGATTTCTGTTTTTCtgtcattttttttttagagatttcaaggtcaccttgatttttttaaatggaatgaccTATTTTTTTACTGTAGATCGATAAATTATCAAATTCTGAGTATAAAATTGTTGACCTTCGTATGTCCTAAacttgataattaataaaatatttgttttagttTGATTCGCGTAAAGTGGATGTCTCCGAGTGTTCATTCGCGAAGATGGTAGTGTTTATCTGACAATGTTTATCAATATGTCACGTAGcatatatttaagtaaaaccCAATCATATAAATGGATTAAGTACACTTTTATATGTACACGATTAccatatttatacataaaacaaAAGCTAAAGAGAATAAGTGGTATAAAGGTGCATGTTTTTTCTCTATATGAAATAAATCTCTTTATTTATAAACTATCATGTTGTGTGTTTAtaattatgtacaatatatttacttataaaataaatatatacaataacatGTATTTGAGAAGtcaactatattatatattttatttacctgttattttactttattaaatcataattattttcaaataaaaatgagaaatctTACTAtcagatttttaataaaataattgagtcAAAACtaatttacacatttttaagtTACAGTCAACTTATATTTGTCTATTATGactacaattttcataaatattctaacTAATTAAACAGAAAAGCTTTCTCCACATCCACATGTTCCTTTTATATTTGGATTGTTAAAAACAAATTCAGAACTTAATTTAGATTCTACATAGTCCATTTCAGTTCCCAGTAAAGATAATTGTGCCTTTTtgtcaattataattcttaCGCCATCTTGAACAACTTCTTCATCAAGCTTAGATTTTTCTTTGGCATAATCAAGAGTATAACTCAGGCCATTACATCCTCGCTGCTTCACACCAACTTTTAAACCTATCTGAAAAgtagaatattgtttttatgcAATTGtactataattgtattaattaggaaaagtatatacattttgtctaaaatttgtaaaaactaTTAGTTTATTAGGAGCATTTTCTTCAGATTAGAAAATATCGATACATAAACTCTTAAACCATGCTTTTTATTGTCATATACATAAAtaaggtatatattatattacttacaTAGTCAGATTTGTTTTCTAACAACTccttaattttttttactgcATTTGATGTCTGTAACAAAGAGAATTactaaatatagaatataaatataacaaattatataatttatagatgTTTTAATCTTTCATGTATGTAacctataataatatatttacaacagaGTCACATTATGATTAAACACATGTGACACAACAGACTAACACAtgttataattatcatttaagCAATTATAAAGAAGAAAAACTGTATTGTTAGATTTATAGCATGTATAAGAcctttgaaataatatatagttgattaaaaatgaaaaacaattacaagaatgGTAGTTAtcattaaaattctaaataattactGCAAACTCTCGAagcatagaaaaaatatatattaaatttaaaggagctaataatattaaaaacaaacgtAACGTTAACCTCAATGTCAAAATCTATAAGTTTCATTCgcaataatgatattattaacaaaggttaaacataaaaatatacatgtacaACAACCTAAATTGCCAGATGCTATTATCCACTCACTAAAGTAAGCGCTGCCCTTGTAGAAAGTATTTTTCTGCTTTTGACAGCACGAACAGTCGCAGAAGCGACCACAGTAGAACCCATTTTGATTTTAGTAATAATCCATCAACATTGAATACTCTTTAGAACCAACTCTGAGAAAAGAATttctcaaaattaatttttacaacgcatgcgttttcaaataatatcgTTGACAatcattttaaagaaaatttcaattaaagtaGAACCGAAATTTAAAGATAACTAATTCTGCAAagatcattttatattaaattttacaccTTTTCTTTAAATCGTTAACCTACTCTTTCTAGTGGAAAAATTCTACCAATCCAATTCTACCAGGACCTTTTCTGTAATGAAACATAATACTCTTAtctatgttataatattttatgatgtAGATTACAGCACATATATACCCATTAACACGCGTGCGCGCGACGTTgattaatcatattaatgtGTTTGAATTTCTGAcagtttaaaataatgaaaaattacgaTTAATGTACCGAATCTGATCATTCAGATGAGAGTACCAGGTCGCCAGCACTTGACCGTAAAAGGTAAGttgcattttattattcctttttatttactatatgcatttaaaaatattcactaaACATTTGTTTTCTGTTTGTATTCGAATGTGTTTATTgaagtttaataaatttctttatacgtatattttatatacattttttttattttaatgaaaatcacaTGAACTTCTTAATTACTAATGATCATTTTTGGTAATTGTatgatattttgtaataaaactttattatataaataaatttaactgaTTTTCTGAgattctatttcaaatattttctttttaatattgttaGGTATTCAGAATTAGAttcccttttcttctattattgatacaatatagaaattagaATTATGGAAAAGTCTACAAATCACTTTGCATGGGCTCATAAACTGGGATGTCCACCATCAATATGCAACGATTCTGTGAAAAAAgtgtttgtataaattttttgatgttattcagaaatataatttaagaaaattgaaCCTTACAATTGTATACTTTATAGAAATAGCATAACTAATATCATGATGacacatatatttataactaaattttTTGGCAGATTATGCGCAGGTATGGGTGCATTTTTATGGGAAGAATTAggtaatgtaatatttactgCTGATGAAGTAAAAACAGtaaggaaaaatgtattattataccaATTAAGAACAGAAACACCTAACAAAATTGTGCAATGTATGCAAAACATGCAACAGCTGAAATCAGCCAGAAAAGatatgaaaaatcgaatatctAAATTAGAAAAGGATTATGAACACGTAGATTTTGCACTTAGACAAAAAGGTATGTTTAATGTTGAagcacataaaaaaatatatatgtaatatattattttttcagtaCAAAAATTACAAGATATAAAATCCATGCGTTCACAAATGAaggtaaagaaaaatttgcttaatatgaaatatgatcAAACTGCTACACAGGTTCAAGACTGCAAGAAGATGAGAGTAATTTGTCAACGTTTAATGCCAGGTACTAGCAAAGAGTTAGATACTAAATTGTTAATAGAAACATCAAATACATTGATAAATCTTCGGGCTGGAGCAAATAAAAGAGAAGTAGgtgtttaaataaatgtatatagaaTACAGTAGAGGTGTATTATTTGTACTATTCTTTTAGGTATTGGATGCAATAAAAAGTAatcttaataatattgaagtacCTACGTTATGGCGTCATTTGTATCAAAATTTAACTCAACATTTGGACACATTACTCAAAACATTAATCAAATCAGAAACTGCGAAACCTTTGAACACAcatataaaagatattaatcTTGATATTGCCAAAATATATGGTGAACAGATTTCCATGGTTGCAAAGAAATTGTGGTATCAGGCAAAAACAAGGAACCACCAGGAAAGTATTCTTGAATTTACAGAGAAAATTGAGGTGAGTTTAGTCAAGTTTATCTCTTGAACTTTAATTTACATGTGTGAAAATAAGTGTAACCAGTGACTCAGCAAGTATAAGGGGTCTCGACTTCAATGATATTGTTGTTGTGCTGATGTGTTCTTATTTATGTGGAATCAGAGTTAAGGAGTCATCTTATATTTGtctattacatattatttcaaatgtaaaataaacGCTATTTCAGAAAGCTACAAACGATTCTGAAGATGTCATCACATGGTTGGCACTAATATTAGAAATCTGTAAATTAGaaactgaagaaaaatatttagtaaaggAAATTAGCGAGATTCGAgaagatttaaatgaaaatgctACATTTGCATTTAATTTAGCTGAACTGACTtcagaaatacaaaatattgataaGGAAATagtatgttaatattaaaaaaaaaatcatacattattaattacatttaacattaattatgaACCAATTTTAGGTAAAATATACAGAATGTATACAgcaatcatttattcattttaagtCATTACCAACACATATTATGAAAACAAAGgatgaaataaatttagtaTTACAACAAATATTAGAACTTCGAAACAGTGCTTATGATTCTGCATGGTTGAAAAATTCTTCTGGGACCGAATTAAATACATTCTATAACACTTTAGATCTCAATGCTTTGAGAAAAGTTACATTGAAAGGCGATATTGGAACTTATAGGTTTGATTCTTGAGATTgattattttagttattttacttgatatatttaatataaaatttgtttatattgtgCAATATTTTTAGGCATAAAAAAAGATGTTTTGCTGAAGCTTCTGTCTCAGTTACCAATTCTCATACTTCAAATATTGTTTGCTATTTTCCAATGATTCAAACACCTATATATTCTCTACTAGaatgttacaaaaatttaactttaacGTTTGTTTACAAAAGATTTAATCCTTCAGAAGTTAAAGAAAGTTTAGATGTATTGCCAGTGCCTGTATTACAGCATAAAGGAAATAATGctaatgtaattgaaatattaaatttatcaaaaactGCAAATACAAAAACGAAAAGTGAAAttgacaaatttaataaattactacaTGATTGGTAAgtaattcattaagaaaaatatttttacttttcaagGAAAATTACTATTCATATTTATGTTATCTTTATAGGGTACATCGTACTGTTGAAAAAGCAATGGATATTACTGATAATACTGTGGATAATGCAACTTTTTCAGAATGGGTTGAACGTTATAATTTactgttatatatatttcagaaatctaaataatattttgtatatttttttatcttattatattatatatttcttacaacataaagttttataataattttgaactGTTATTGAGTATCAAATTTTCCTTGGCTGATCATATGGTTACGAGATATAAAAACTAATCATTTCGCAATGAACCAAACTATAATACtttaaaacagaatattttttttttgttcaaaatatttgtaatattccattgatttaaatgtaaatattcaaatgtttatacaatgtataataatactatgtgcagatttatttaaaagttggagtatttaaatatacgaataattaaaatatttaataaacatattttgaaGTTAtgagtatttaaattttatgctAAATTCtaccaatataaatatgaatgaaataaaaataactaatttcttcaatactgtaaaatattaatcacgATTATAATAGcacaaatttatgaaataaaatacatacagtgtatataataaatttaaataaaagatttttttatataaatctttatcaaatttcatttaagagAAAGACAAGTTTTTAACAATTCTTGAAACTGAATTTGTGACaggtttaatttgaatttgtttatttgtccATATTTTTGTTCTCTTACAGAGTGTGCTCATGGTACaaatcaatgaattttaagacaATATCTGGAAGAAGCTGAGATAAGCTATGAATCTGTTAATTCTGAAAAGCATCATTGACAGGCTCGTCATCGTCTTCATCTTCTTCCCCTTCACTTTCAAACGTATTGTCCGGTATATCGTACAATCTTATCATCGGCTTATTTGGATCTTTCATTATAAGATATTTTCCATCTTTCTGCTTCATACAAATGTCAATAATACATCTTAAAATACCCCAAGCATTATCCATATTAAGATTGATTTGTGTTGCAAATTCATTTGGTTTATACTGCTGAGTACCAAGGATAACATGTTTACTAGAATCTCTAACCATTGCTCTTGATACATATCCAAACTTCAATTGATCAGAGCCAGCTAATAATGCTTGGACAGTCCATTTTGCTAATTTGCATGCATTATTACGTAATTCGTTTGCCAGTACCGCACCACGTTGAGTATCTAATTTTTGTCTCCATTCCACACCATTGGCCAATTTTGAATCCCATTCGTTTAATGCTTTAATAGTCAAAAACTGCATTTCATTGTTAGGTCCTTGCATAACAGCGTCATGTTCACATCTTGCAATGAGAACAATTCCATTATTTAAATCCCATTTTCTGTATCGATATGCTACACTAGCAACATCGCCTTCTTCCTCTTCCGAAATGAACGGGTTTCCTTCATCAAATTTATATCGAGGTTCACTGGATTTCAATACTTGCTGCGAAAAATTGTGATTGATGAATGTAGCTTCCAGAGCCAAATTTCTAggagaatttaaagaatttccATCATCTTGTGGAGGTTCGACGCTAGTTTCATTCACAGTTAGCAAATCAAATTCAGTGTTATCACGCTtatcaaagaataatttatctccaattttttcaattacaatatcCCAAGAGTAGTTACTTCGAGTACAACACATAATTGTTGCTAAAATCGCATCTGTAGCATAGACATTTCCTTCTGTTTTTGAGAGTTTGCGGACTACTGGATCATCAGTAGTTGTCACTGTatggaaaattctatcaattCTTTGTAATGGTTTTTCACTCTTGACATTTACTCGGTCATAAGTTTTATCATAATACTCAAGGGAACCACAGCACAAAATATCTTCACCATCTTTAACACCAGGTAAAGATAATTTTGTCAAGCGAGGAAAATCCATTTCTTCGATAGTTACCCAATCAGGTCTTACAGTGACAGATGCATCGCGAATTTTAATGGGAGGTTGATTTTTATGATTGCGCAACCCTTGCTGTCTACCCCATCGTTTTGTTTGACCTTTGCGTTCTCTTTCACGAAGTTTCAGTTTACTAAGCTGTTGCATCTGGCTCAGGGCACCCCGTTGACCACCACGACCACGTAAGTTTCTCTGATTATGTCGGAAGCGACCACCTCGTTGATAAGGTGGTTTTTGCACACGTGTTGTATCAACCAAATGGAATGTTGTTTCATCTTCATCATGATAATATGCATATTGACTGCCTGAACCAAACTGCGATGTATACTTgtctataaaaataagaatttctccattaatacaaaataaatacattctttcattaattttaataatgtaatcataaacatacaaatatataaattaatataaatatatcaaaaatataaatttatacattttcctTAAAGTGGCCATTGTatccaaaaaattaaaatatattaattgcttaagaAAAGTTGATCTTTGAATAAagctattgttaatatttatcatctatcatattatatgtaattgttatagggaacatttttatgaaattttagtaaaatatatttctaataataatgttagatcaaatattttctatattaattcaataaaaaaaatatatataagttctaatattatataaaaaacatataaatatataaatattctaaatattgaatataattaattttcaatgaaataaaatattataaaagaagcTAGTTTCATAATGCGCTACAAATTTCAGTTATTGAGGTAAATTTTAATtgctatttattaataattaattaattctaggATTGTGAAAAGCTGTCaatgattttaattataaaaagcaAATTATATCACATTCATAATTAATACGTCCAGAAGTAGTCTACAATGTGGTAGATGACGATTTCACTGTAGACAGCGATACAGGTtaagtaaaaatgaatattacttaCTGTGGAATTTTTTGTCCTGAAAAGCTGGAGTTGTCCAGTCGGATATCTATgttaaaaagtaaagaaatacatatgtgaaaaatactttttaaattacgTTTAAGCTAAAAAAGAGTATATGACAAACCTTGCCCAATCTGTCGCCTTTCGAAAATGGTTGATAAGGTATATCTTTGAATTGGTCAGGTAATTCGCAAGGACCCCATCCATTAGGGTTGTGCTGAATTGCAGGTGCTTGAAAATGAGCTACCTCTTCTTCTTTCTGGACATGATCGTCCAGCATTACCACGTCGCCCGTCATTCTGTAGTTTTGTAATATGAAGGACACAAGACACGGTAGTACATCCGCTTGCCGGAAGGACCGGCGACGCCATGATGAAATATAAGGTGTATTCATACACcgctaaatattatatttgtccATGTCGtgtgaatataaaaatgtaagaaCGAGATTTAAGCTCAACATATTCTGTatcgataattgtaaaaaatgaaaCTCAGAATAAATACTAATGTCTACTTTAAAAGAgtacttgaatattttagatCAGAAAGGTAtagctttttttatattttacttttgtatggtgcattttttcataaaattattgaataatttcaagttttaaaaatttgttcaacataagttttcattatttgtatattaatataattgtctCTTCTTTCTAGTGTCAGATGATATCCCTTTACTCCCAAAAAACGTCTGAAGTGATTGcatgttaaaatttaataaaataaggatCATGTATGTTTCCTCCTTGTAATTTCGTATTTTGGAAATTCGTATCGAAAAGAAACAGTGAAAGTAAGCTAacggaaacaaaaataaaatagtctTCGTTACTACCGAGTTCTACAAAGTTGTTTTGCATTATGGTTGTGTTAAAATTAtcgttttaatataaaaatcaaatcattttttattatgaattacttAGTTATGTgacaaattatttctttcatgtAATAACttgtacatatataattataaacttttgtaaaataataaactatttataaaaGAGTCATATATTGACtgtctattaaactatatagtatcaGTACAGGTCTCAATTTCTCCCTTCTCGTTTCTCGCAATTTTTCGCATATTTCCTTTATGTATTTTTTGTGTCTTGCGTGTCTAAAAAGATTACAATTGTGATATATGTAAACGTATTGAAACCATAtaaagaatttcattaatatctGATTAATAAATACTTACTTATCAATAATGACTTGTATACTCTTAAGAAAATCTTGATCTTCCTCATCAATTTCCAAAAAACTTATAATTGTTCTGATCACACTCATTTCTAAAGATATTGCAAAAATTTCGATCGGAATTTTATATGCAATTCTTTGTAAATATGTTGACATCTGagcaaatatagaatttttcaaactcCTCCTAAAACTACCAGAAAGTTTGTCCTTTTCTGACAAAATAAAGTTAACGTTAATGTTAATCGGATTACTATTGCTTAAAAAGTTTTCGTTTGTTGCTGCTTTACTCTCTGATCTGTTTAAAATGGGTATAGATGTGTCTAATCTTTGGAAAAATTCTCCGACCTCTTGAGTTGCTATTCTCTTTTCTTGAAATCTATCCCGTTCCCAACTGTGGACTCTCATACTTCCTTTCTCGCTGGCTTTTAAAATAACAACTTGATTGATCGAATGTTCTCTGCAATATTCGAGAATTTCTTCAACGGATGCTAAATCTAAAGTTGTAACTTTCAGTCCAAAACTCCACAATTCTTTCAAGAGATTTATCATCTCTTTCTCTCGATGAGGATTGCCCAAGCAGGAAATGGCAACATCGATACCATACTTATTTTCTGAGGATTCTGATGTCTCCAAAACAGCAGAAACAAGTTTCTCTAATGATATACTGATTCCAACACCGTACTGCTTAGTTTCTTTGCTGGCCATTTCTGTACGTTCAAGAATTTTCCTAAAAGAAGATAGCATTTTGTCGTAACGTCCACCTGCTGCTATCACTTCTTCTCCGCATTTTCTTCTACGCCGTTTAACTTCGCAcgttatttgataaattatacCACTATGTTGATTTATATTATGTACCAAAAGGGGTACCACTACTACTGACCACTGAAagatgtaatatttattatgtttttaaatgattatattaagttatattaggaaaaaaaacattataattaaacacAATACATAGTAAATCTATAAACTATTTTTTCCACTGTATTATCTTACCTTAATACCTAATAGTTCAATATATTCCATTACAGTCTCGATTTCTTTTAGTCCTTCTTTAGCTAATGTTGCGGCGTCTCCTTTTCTTTTAGTTATAGTCTTCAACACACTATGAATTTTAGCAATAGAACTCTCAGtctcaaataaattgaataacgtTTCCATGGCTTGATCAGTCAGACAAAGGCTTATTAAATGCGTTTGTATTTGAAATCTAGAAAACTTTCCATCGCGTGCATCTTgaagaatagaataaatatctTGATACTTTTCTTGATCAATTCCACAATACATTAACACAGCTTTTAGTAAGGAAGCATGATTTAGGCGAATCGTGAAATTCCGTTCTTGTAACGAGGGCAATTCGTTTATCACTTCCCAGACAATATGTATTAATTCAGCttccattaataaattattagcagTAGGACTTATTATGTCGAATGCACATTCATAAAGTTCTCGGGGATGGAAGCCCAGAACCTATGGAATGTAAACGTGTATCAAttgtaaacaaaaattgataccattgtaaatatttaaaaacaaataataaaaaaaaactataatgaagatgataaagttattttaaatatgtttataagctgtattaaattttaataataacattttaaaactaTTATCATAGAGAATAAACAAAGTGACTTAGTACCTACGATATAGAGtggaataaagaaattaatgaaaatcatCAAGGTCAtttgttacaaataaatatgtaagtagaaagaaaaatttgtaagtaCCTTCTTTTCTCTGAAAACTCTTTCAATGGCATATCTTCTGATGTGCAAAACATTATTCCAAACTACGTATCTTGCAAAAGGAGCACGTAGATCATGGGGAATACAAACAACGTTTCCGTTACGAGTCATTAATTTTACACTTGAATCTGAAAAACTACAAAACTGTCGCGACTTCGGCATCAAGAGCGGCGTGTCTAAATAAATGCCACcgtgtttttgaaaaatttcaatcacTTTGCACTTCACTCTCTCTTGATATTTTTTCCAAGACAAAAAATTTATACGACTCCTACTAGGTAAATTCATATCATATGTGATATCGTCTGCCGGTGTAACTTCTTGCATAAAACAacacgaaattaaatatttatacgctTTGCTCTGGTTGTTAGAGAGTGTACGTCGAATCATTTCTTGTAATTCGGTTTCTTCGAGACGCGGAGGAGGTAAATATTCCGAAGAGAGAAGTTCTTGTGCTGTAGGTCGTTGACTGGGATCGTGGTTTAATAACCATCTGCAATTgtgagatattttatttaattagttaaaaTTATGTATCTGGTTATGTATTAAATACCTAATAAATGCCTTTAACATCACTCTAATATTACCAccaatagaaaaaaattattacatagtTAGAATAAAGAGGTttgtaatacaataaaatttatttaatatttaccgtAGGATATGAGTTTGCAACGTCATATCTGGCTGCTGCATTTCTGGGGGAAATATGATTTCTTTTAACCGTAAATTGAGCAAAATCGTAATTCGTTCCATTCCTGTTGTTAACGGCTTGTAactcatttcaaataatattattccgaGACTATAAATATCAACTTTTTGATTGTAAATAGCTTTTACCGCTTTCGTTGTAAGCTCCGGCGCTACATACAATGCCGTGCCCACTTGTCCTGTTAAAGAACCCACGTCTTCTGTACCAAAACTAAATCCTAGAAAATcacttattaaaatattatccctaaattaagaaaaaaaaagaaattatattttccaataaaattaaaaatatttatttacatcatATAAGAATTTTAAGGCATATAAGTCGTTTCCTAGATTAAAGTAAGTACACAGGTGAAACTGGTTTCCAATCtaattacattaaactattaatgtaaatagtaataataaaataatatgtagactgatttattagtaaaaattaatgtatataaatcatATGATATTTACCTTTTTCCATAGTTTGCGATTCTTTGTCAATCTCCATAGTCTGGACAAATGATGAAAATATGTTTGTTGTAGCTAGGCCAAAATCTCCAATCTTTACATGATCATtgctatccaaaaatatattcacTGGTTTAAGATCTCTGTGTATCATGCCTTGTTGGTGGATATGTGCTAAACCTTCAACAATTTCTCGGAATAGTCTCCATACTCTTTCTTGATCTTCATAGAGACCTCCATCGATAGCTGTTCGAAGAGTGCTCTTTTCacaaaattccatttgaatatACATAAACTGAATCTCTCTTGTTGtttcttttgatttatttgcaTCTTCACTTTCATCTTCTTTCACGCTGGACAAAGATTCTTGAAAATTCGAATCTCTTTCAAATTCTATACTATCGGAAGAATCTATTCTTAACAAATTTCGCATtctggaaaataatttatgattattgtttaattttctacattttttgtaaaaatttcattatcttttaaACTTATgttcatataaatttcatttatgattCTAAAACTTGTACAGttccaaaagaaaattaataca comes from Nomia melanderi isolate GNS246 chromosome 7, iyNomMela1, whole genome shotgun sequence and encodes:
- the LOC116424279 gene encoding uncharacterized protein LOC116424279 isoform X2, with protein sequence MGAFLWEELGNVIFTADEVKTVRKNVLLYQLRTETPNKIVQCMQNMQQLKSARKDMKNRISKLEKDYEHVDFALRQKVQKLQDIKSMRSQMKVKKNLLNMKYDQTATQVQDCKKMRVICQRLMPGTSKELDTKLLIETSNTLINLRAGANKREVLDAIKSNLNNIEVPTLWRHLYQNLTQHLDTLLKTLIKSETAKPLNTHIKDINLDIAKIYGEQISMVAKKLWYQAKTRNHQESILEFTEKIEKATNDSEDVITWLALILEICKLETEEKYLVKEISEIREDLNENATFAFNLAELTSEIQNIDKEIVKYTECIQQSFIHFKSLPTHIMKTKDEINLVLQQILELRNSAYDSAWLKNSSGTELNTFYNTLDLNALRKVTLKGDIGTYRHKKRCFAEASVSVTNSHTSNIVCYFPMIQTPIYSLLECYKNLTLTFVYKRFNPSEVKESLDVLPVPVLQHKGNNANVIEILNLSKTANTKTKSEIDKFNKLLHDWVHRTVEKAMDITDNTVDNATFSEWVERYNLLLYIFQKSK
- the eIF3d1 gene encoding eukaryotic translation initiation factor 3 subunit d1 → MTGDVVMLDDHVQKEEEVAHFQAPAIQHNPNGWGPCELPDQFKDIPYQPFSKGDRLGKISDWTTPAFQDKKFHNKYTSQFGSGSQYAYYHDEDETTFHLVDTTRVQKPPYQRGGRFRHNQRNLRGRGGQRGALSQMQQLSKLKLRERERKGQTKRWGRQQGLRNHKNQPPIKIRDASVTVRPDWVTIEEMDFPRLTKLSLPGVKDGEDILCCGSLEYYDKTYDRVNVKSEKPLQRIDRIFHTVTTTDDPVVRKLSKTEGNVYATDAILATIMCCTRSNYSWDIVIEKIGDKLFFDKRDNTEFDLLTVNETSVEPPQDDGNSLNSPRNLALEATFINHNFSQQVLKSSEPRYKFDEGNPFISEEEEGDVASVAYRYRKWDLNNGIVLIARCEHDAVMQGPNNEMQFLTIKALNEWDSKLANGVEWRQKLDTQRGAVLANELRNNACKLAKWTVQALLAGSDQLKFGYVSRAMVRDSSKHVILGTQQYKPNEFATQINLNMDNAWGILRCIIDICMKQKDGKYLIMKDPNKPMIRLYDIPDNTFESEGEEDEDDDEPVNDAFQN
- the MagR gene encoding iron-sulfur cluster assembly 1 homolog MagR produces the protein MGSTVVASATVRAVKSRKILSTRAALTLTSNAVKKIKELLENKSDYIGLKVGVKQRGCNGLSYTLDYAKEKSKLDEEVVQDGVRIIIDKKAQLSLLGTEMDYVESKLSSEFVFNNPNIKGTCGCGESFSV
- the LOC116424279 gene encoding uncharacterized protein LOC116424279 isoform X1; this translates as MEKSTNHFAWAHKLGCPPSICNDSVKKVLCAGMGAFLWEELGNVIFTADEVKTVRKNVLLYQLRTETPNKIVQCMQNMQQLKSARKDMKNRISKLEKDYEHVDFALRQKVQKLQDIKSMRSQMKVKKNLLNMKYDQTATQVQDCKKMRVICQRLMPGTSKELDTKLLIETSNTLINLRAGANKREVLDAIKSNLNNIEVPTLWRHLYQNLTQHLDTLLKTLIKSETAKPLNTHIKDINLDIAKIYGEQISMVAKKLWYQAKTRNHQESILEFTEKIEKATNDSEDVITWLALILEICKLETEEKYLVKEISEIREDLNENATFAFNLAELTSEIQNIDKEIVKYTECIQQSFIHFKSLPTHIMKTKDEINLVLQQILELRNSAYDSAWLKNSSGTELNTFYNTLDLNALRKVTLKGDIGTYRHKKRCFAEASVSVTNSHTSNIVCYFPMIQTPIYSLLECYKNLTLTFVYKRFNPSEVKESLDVLPVPVLQHKGNNANVIEILNLSKTANTKTKSEIDKFNKLLHDWVHRTVEKAMDITDNTVDNATFSEWVERYNLLLYIFQKSK